A region of the Epinephelus fuscoguttatus linkage group LG22, E.fuscoguttatus.final_Chr_v1 genome:
ACTTCAAAAATCAAAATTCTGACATAATAAGTCAGAATTTGTATAATTCTAACCTTTATTTAGTCTCAGTAAAGTGCTGGAGATCATGgtgattaaataattaaaaaagaaataagagCCATTGAACCAAGAAGTcttttacaacaacaacaaaaaaactttaCTCATATTCATCAGTTTAAATTCTTTCTGCAGATTATTCCAGTGTTCAGAGCAGAAAACATCAAGTCCTTCTCAGTCCTGCAAATATCATCAATGTAAGACTCATCGTTTTGACATAGTGAGACAAAggtttgacttttttgtgaaGATATTTGgtcactgtctctctgtgttgaatcaaatactgctgcttaaGTAAAAGCTTTGCTGCACTTTGCAGCACAAATTAATTTGACACGGCCCGCttcaggaaacaggaagtaacgATGAGATAATAATTAGATATTAATGCaggaaacatgtttttaaagccCTTTTCATTCCACGTTATATTGTGTGTATTAGTGTGTTGTAGTGACGGTCTGTGACGGTGGGGACGTCCTCACAGACCGTCACACATCATCAGTTTCAAACCCAACAGCTTCCTGTCTCTGCTTTCTATTAAAATAAACTCTTGTGTCATTCagatgtgtgttgttttattgttgcagaagaagaagaagaagtcttGGTTtgtcctggagacaaacttgaCTCAGATGAATCCTCTCCGGATGTCTGCAGATCGTCCTCCCATCGGTCGCAGTCTCGGGGGTCGTCCGATGGCGTCTTCCGGCCGACCGATGGGGTCAGAGCGATGGCGAGGCAGGAGGACGCGGGGGAGGCTCGGCCTCTGGTCGTAGTCCCCCCCGATGATGCCGGGCAGCGGGGGGTGGAGGGGGATGGGGACAGGGTTGAAGATGTCCCGGGGATTCCAgtggaaaggagggagggagcggTGACGAGCCCCGTGTCGGAGCTCACTGCGGATCTTATAGCATTGTTTGTAAAGCTGGGAAAGACAGATTTAAAGAATTACAGCTAGAAAAACATTAAATCTGAGTTCTCTGGATCTGAATTCTCAGaatatgaatatttaaatattaaaatctgAACATGTCTGCCTCCTGGTGACGACGCTGAGATCACAGCCAATGCAAAAATATTTCTCACTGTAAATTAAATCATTTGAgttttggaattttttttttaagactaaaaatgtttattttaataaatcattcAATAAATGAACAGACTGCGAGATATTACAGGTTTTTAACAACATGTCATTGAAGATTAAAGAGTAAAAATTCTTATTATGAATGCCCTTACATCATACATTCAGACTGGGACCCAAAATCTGGGGTTATTTATGGGAGAAattaataagataaaaaaataaagagaggTTTTAATGGATTTTTTAAGCATGATTGCATCACTAAAAATGTACCACCATTTTAAGGTATAAATTAAGGgacttttgtgttatttttcccTTAAAACCGTCcattaaaaatcaattaaaaacaatatattaATTATCTTCTATCAAACTGTAAAATCAGAAGTTCAAGTAATTGATTCATTAATGGATTTGCTGCATATAAGGGGTTATTTATAAGGGATTTTGTGCATGAATTATTggagttttaaaaactgtagaGATAATCCATACAAATAACTATATGATAATCCTTaaattgtccctttaaactgCATTACAAATATCTACATTACGTCATTATCAGTGGGTAAATTAATTAAGGGTTTAATAGTGATGAGtattttttagatatttaatCTAAAACTACTTATTTTTAATTAACTGAACAGTAAATAAATTGAGTTCAATTATTTATTCACTGTTTAACAAGTgaatttaaaggtacagtgcatcagatttagggggatttagtggcatctagtggtgaggactgcacactgcaaccagctgaaacttctcctggttaaatttccttcagtgttcattgttcacgagctgaattatccacagagctctcctcctctccgaaacaaacgaaccagctgatttaaaccggcgaaaacactgaataaagcagtttgacataacataaataaaataaaagaatctGTTTCTCACCTCTCTCCAGTCGGTGTCTCTGGGCCTGCTGAGATCTCGATCTGAACCACAACACACACGAGTTTATTCACTTATTAACGATCACATCATATGTCGCGTGTTTTAAAACGGAACCGTAgtagtgtggatgtagcctcgGGGTTTAAGTGTCTCACCTGAGAAGTCGCGGCGGTACAGGTGTCTCCACAGCGTGGAGTCGGCTGTGGACACGTTGAAGTGTCTGCAGACGGACGACAGTCTCACCACGGAGCGGACGTCCAGCAGTCTGAGGACTCTGAGGAGGAGCTCAGGAGGAAGAGCGGCCAGGCCGAACGCCACGGGCAGAGCCATCGCTGGAGACacagcacagtgatgtcacagtgacatcatcgtCAAACCTCACTGTACATGTTCATATTTATTAGGCTCTAACTGTGTGACTGTCGAGAGGCGAAATAAATCTGTGTTGGGAGTAACTAAGTGCTTTAGCATAGAACAGTATTTTGAACCCCTGTATGTTACATTGTTTGTGTATTAATATGTTTAAATCTCATCAGACCACATGGCGTGTGATCAGAGTCTGTACCTTCTCTGGCGGCGGCGATCAGCGGGTACGCCAGCTGGTCTTTGAAGATTCGTGACAGTTTTTTAAGATCTCTAAAAGCTGCCGCTGCACTTTCTCCTGCACAAACAACACACGCACCACATCTTATTATCATCAGCATCACTACAGAGGCTCTGATGCATGTTTGGCGTCCAGTCGACCAATCGGAGCTCTACCTGGCCACTCGTCGGTCACGTAGCTGGAGGGGTTCACACACAGTTTACGAACCGCACTGACGGTTTCGTTCTCCTTCAGAGTCGCTGCGGGAAGAACAGACGCGTTAGAGACACAGAGAAGATGAACATCATAAAACAGTGATGATAAACTGACCGTTGATGACGAGCAGCGGACCCATGCCCACCGCCACGACCATGGCGAGGCTGTTCTCACACAGAGGGTGAGTGTACTGCAGTTTGTAGACTCCAGCTGCTGACCTCCACCCTGCGGGCATCTCACCAGGCTTCAGCTCACAGCCctgaacacgcacacacacacacactgattcctAACATCACCTGCAGGAGTTACATCGGTTATTCAGAAAGAAGCCTCGGCGTCGTCTCACCTGAGGAACAAAGCCAGTCTCAAGCATCAGCAGGTGTCCGGCCACCATGATGGCGTCGTTGGGACTGGTGGTTtgagccgagtggtggaggagctccagagagagaggagccTGACCCTCCTCCGCCTCGCCACACAGCATCGGCTCCCAGCTGGGGACCGACGGCTCAGAGTCCAACGTCTCAGCGAGCTCCATGGACTGtgtcacagctgctgctgctgctgctgctgctgctgcaggactcgcgctgctgctgctgctgctgctgctgggctgTTTATTCAAGACAACAAGACTGTGGCGATCAAACACTCTGAGACAGAAACGCTTCAACGAGTGTGAGTGGCTTATTTGAACAGATGAACTCGCTCCACAGATGAATCGCACACCTGGTTGGATGTCATGGGTGCCGTCTGTtggttctgctgctgcctctggtTCTCTGCGCTGCTGGTCGTCCTGTTGGTGGAGCTGGTGGAGCTGGTGGCGTTGTTGGTTGCAGATTCAGGCAGGACGACACAGATCAGGTCTCCAGAGACGATGCCGCAGGACGCCAGAGTCTGACCGGAGTCTGACAGAGGCTCTGAGCCGTTCAGGGACAAACTGaactctgtgtctgtgctgaaCGAGAACAACGTTTCACGTCAGGaggaaggaaataaaaacaaaaacttttatttatcattacttaataaataataaatattgttGCTGATGAAGCCTCAGGTGTGGTGTCTGACCTGAGTCCATGAGAAGATAACAGCGTCTCCTGGATGAGGTCTGAGAGCTCCTTCAGACTGGGCTCCTCTCCCAGTAACTCCACTCTGCTGGTCTGTCGGTTGATCCGAACTCGCAGCTTCATGCTGGAGACAAAAACATGAGCGTTAACAGACGAGGTCGTTCACTCCAAACAAGAATAATCAGAAAAAGAATAAAGATTTTcctgagagagacacagaccAAACCATGGAAAACATACTTTTGGCCTTTATGACACACTTGATATTAAACTTTTAACTGTTTGAACAAACTGagtcatatttgtatttatagAAGTACAGCTCAGAAACGTGGTGACACATTTCAATTCTAAAATCTGGTAAAAAGTTAACAGAGATTGGTGGAAAGAAGCACAATTAAAACTCCTGGGAGCTTTCAACAGTTGAACAGCGTGCGGCTCTTGTGTCTGGTTCTTGCTTTAGTTTGATTCTTTTCATCCAGCACCTGTTAAAGCTTGGACGTGTGTGTGCCCTCCACCATGTTTGTTGGAAGGACGACACCAGAACATCTCTGAACATGTGTGCATTTTCTTCTGATCTACTGCTTTTACTTGACAGGAGTGTCCACATAGTTTTGGCCAGACAGTGTGCCCGTATTATACATTCATCGGTCTTACTATacaatgatgaaaactctgccatgtttctctcctcactgacttggtcaatccatgtgaaatttggcacagtggtagagggtcatgggaggatgccaatgaagcaatattacatcagttggccaaaggggggcgctatagcaacccattgaaatgtcaaactttgaatgggcatatctcatgccccgtatgtggtagagacatgacactttgcacagagatgcctctcctcatgaggaacacatttgcctcaagaacccataacttccgcttatatagattttccaccattttgaatgttttgaaaaacacttcaaatggatctcttcctaggaagtttgagcgatctgcatgaaactgggtgaacataatctagggaccaatatctaaagttccctcttggcaaaagttggaaaacttcctaaaactgagcttctataaggcaatgaatattgcggagggcgtggctcatcacataaaggtgtagaacatctcaagggtttcacccatcaccacgcaactttgtaggcatatgaccacacataatctgaggggacccctccattattgagcccatcaaacaaaatgggggcgctagagagctcatttcttatctaggcctaaccgccatatggatttttactaaacttggtagatatgtagaacaggacgcctcaaggtgactggagaaatttaactctaattggcaactgggtggcgctataacaacagaaaaatgtctgCAGTCGTACTATCAACTTCACAAAacctctgtctgaatacattgctcttcttaatgggttcagttgactatttaatctgcagtttcctatgacctgtatcccaaacacacaacatgtgTAACtatacgtgggcaactgtgcactcagtgagTATGGACTAATT
Encoded here:
- the fbxo7 gene encoding F-box only protein 7 — protein: MKLRVRINRQTSRVELLGEEPSLKELSDLIQETLLSSHGLSTDTEFSLSLNGSEPLSDSGQTLASCGIVSGDLICVVLPESATNNATSSTSSTNRTTSSAENQRQQQNQQTAPMTSNQPSSSSSSSSASPAAAAAAAAAAVTQSMELAETLDSEPSVPSWEPMLCGEAEEGQAPLSLELLHHSAQTTSPNDAIMVAGHLLMLETGFVPQGCELKPGEMPAGWRSAAGVYKLQYTHPLCENSLAMVVAVGMGPLLVINATLKENETVSAVRKLCVNPSSYVTDEWPGESAAAAFRDLKKLSRIFKDQLAYPLIAAAREAMALPVAFGLAALPPELLLRVLRLLDVRSVVRLSSVCRHFNVSTADSTLWRHLYRRDFSDRDLSRPRDTDWRELYKQCYKIRSELRHGARHRSLPPFHWNPRDIFNPVPIPLHPPLPGIIGGDYDQRPSLPRVLLPRHRSDPIGRPEDAIGRPPRLRPMGGRSADIRRGFI